ACCTTGACTCATTGAGGTATATCCTCCACGACCGAAGCACGTGCGGTTACGAAATAGTGCAACATGGCACGAATATACTTGGCTCATAAAATTCTAGACATTACATACAATAGCATAAATCATTCCTTGCATGCGAATAATGTTGGAAATAATACGTTATAACCatgaaattaacaataaaataataggGAAGAACACAATACTCAATAATTGATCTCAAAAGCTGTGACGAGTTTTACGCCTGCCCTAGAAGCGTATTTCGCCACCACCGGTACAAGATTCTCAGTGACGATTGCTCCCCAAGGGTAACACAACTACCTTCCAACTCTGTACCCTGATTGGAAGGCTGGAATTACTTCAAGAACTGCTCAGATCTCTACTTGACAATAATGACAGAGATaatatttttttgggttttttttgtttctctatttttcttttgtcttagaataaataaaggagtattTATATGGAATCTAGTATAAACCGCAACTCCCAAACAATACTCCAAAACCAATACCCACGACAACACCAAAACGGGCCCACGAGCATTATCACAATTAAACGGATCCGTATTGCATTATAAttaccaacaatcccccactaatGCATACGGACAAGAGATCTTGAAATCTGAGCAGTAAATGAAAGGTTTAGCGTATAAGTGTTAGTGTCTAAAGACTTTGAACTAACACATTAGCGAGTGGGGTATTCAATAACCTACAAAGTATCCGAAGATTGAACTTTATAACTACTGAAGGTACCCAACACCACACActtcacctttagaagcttgaaAAATTCTGCGACCGCATGAAACGTCATGCGAGGCCAACATTCCCTTGGATTCTAGTGAGTATTATtagaaaaacaacaaacatgTTTTCATAGAAGGATGTCATCCCTTCTTACTCACATAGGTGTCTCATCAAGTCTATTTTACCACATAAACCACCCAAAAGGGATATGAAGACATTAAGGATTTTAAATGTCCAACCTTATCCATCAGTATATCCATCAAATCCGCTTTATTAGAACCACTCAAAAGAGCTATGGATATATTAAGAACATATTGTCCATCCTCACAAATTTAacgctatatatatatatatatatatatatatatatatatatatatatatatatatatatatatgtatatatatatatatatatatctcgtCTTCTCATGAAATCACTTAGTAAGTGAAGTCAATGAGGCTAGATACTTTAATCTTAAATCCATCAAGTTCAATAATAAGAACCATCCACAAAATGTGACTATGGACTCATAAAAGCAACAAGGATTAACCTTCCCAATCATAAAGCGGCGTATCTATCAAGACTTCTTATAGTACCACCCATTCTAGGGGACCATAAGGGTAGATACATTAAGAGTAAAATACTCAACCTCAGACAAAACGGTGAATCCATCAAGTTCTCTCATAGAACCACCCAAAATCGGGCTATGGATTCATTAAGAGCATAAGCTCACCCTAACAAGTGTTTTCCGTAGAAATTGAACACAACATATATTTTAAAAACCCTTCCCCTTAACTAGTTTGACACCAACTCGTGCCAAAACCTTGCTTAAAGAATATTTTTCTCTTTAATCTCACATACTCAAGGAAGTTATCACATTCACAAATAATTGTATCTTCCCGTGTCTAAATTGCACGAATGTGTCTCACTTTGCCAATTAACTCATTGAACCTGGCAACTCACACATACAGTAACTAGTGAATGACAATATAAAGAAATGCGATAAATTACTTACCCCCACATTAAGCCATCATCCAATAACCCTTTCTAATTGTATGCATCTTGACTTGTAGGATCCAATAATATTAACCATACATTCATATTAATTAGGCTCATCATTGTTACTCAATGGGTATCTCAAACCTACTCATTCAATTTGATCCTCTTCGCATTGTACCTTTTGGTGAATAATGGAAATCACTTCCACGCTCTCCACCTATGCAATATAGGATTATCTACAAGGTATGCTTACAGCATAATCATCATCAAGTCATGAATTAATCATACAATATTAGAActtcaagcatgttagcatattCAATTTATGAGAAACTATTTCTAGATAAATTTCCACAATATGCTAGGATTATACAATAGTATAATTGCCACTCAATTAAAAACATCGGTACTTACCAAAAAGCCTCTACAAACTCAAATGTAGTTAGGACGTACCTTTACCGATTCATTTGTCTCAGTTTGACTTTTATCTTAAATTGAGAAAATAGAAACTTTAGTCTCATTAGAAGCATCAACGTGTGTGCAATGCAACAACATTTGATTCATACAAGGCATATGAACACTATCAATGCCAACCACATATAAGAACACACACATATGCATCAAATATGTTCATAATAAAACCAATAACATAAAATTAGTTTAATAAAACTACTCATATCATTGCTTAAGTTTTATTTTTCCAACATACTCCCCGGTCATTTCTAGTAAAACTAGCCTATTGGCCTCAAACACTAACTCACACCCCGACATTGACTAACAAAGCATCAGATAACAATGTACCACACATCAAAGGAGGGGACATATCTACATATATGTTAATAAGTTAGAGTTTGCCAAAATAAAGTTTAGATAAGAAACTTCCCTGACATCAAGCATCAAGGATACACCATCATTAATGCTAGTGCTCTCCAAAGTAGTAGACGAGCATCCTCATCTCTATTGCTAGCTCTGCTAACAGGTATTCGTATTAACTGTGCGTCCAAGTATAATGAACCTGCACAACCTTGTTAGTGACCAACGCACAAAACCACAACTAACGCACTTGTTAGTCTTCAAACTTTAGCTTTAACCCTCACATTTCCCACTTTTTTTGCATTAGAGGGCACATAAATTATATTATGCAAATAAGTTAAAGTTTTACAAAAAGTAAATCACAGGAAGGAACTCCCCTTTTACTGCAAAAACTTGTTGGAATGCAAGGGTCGGATATACGAACTTGATCATCCTCAAACCCATGCTTGTAAAGTGCTTTTTGCTTTTGTTCTCATACAAACACATCATGGGGAAGCCTACTCCACGGCCTGGGTGTGGCATGTCTTCTTTGCCGCGGGTGGGTTGTGGCCAGCCTTGTCGTGCCGCGGGTTGCTCATGGCCAGCCCTCTATGCACCAATTTCTGCGATTTTGCCACTGTCGTCCAATTCTTATACTTTCTTTCGCTTGCACACAAGTCACGAGAAAAACGGAATCGTTTACAGGTGTAGGTGTCTTAGGGTGGACCCTAGAAAACCAAGAAGGAACAACGTTTGACCGTCCGATCACACATTCACACACATGTAATGAGCTTGACCCAACATCGACACTATCAACGATGTTAATATCCCGAAGCTGGCCCCAATTCCAATCCTTTTCTCCTTTTGAATGCTCTCAATAGATGCTGCTTCGGGGTTTATATATGTATGTATCCCAAAAGATAAAGCCCAAATTCTCGTATGACTCGGATTTATACTAGTGACACAGCTGCATACAAAAGTTCAAATTCTGGTTGTGAATTTGTTGATAATAAATATCATACGTTGCAATTTGAATTGGAATTGAGATTCGCTTCTAACTTGTAATTGGAATTGGGCAACAAATAATATATCCGTATAGTCCAAGTAATCAACAGAAAAAAATAGCTTCTAATATAATTCCCGTAATAAATCCTCACGAAATCGACGGTACCAATCATGGTAACAACATAACTACATTGTTGGAAATAATACGTTGGAACCatgaaattaacaataaaataataggGAAGAACACAATACTCAATAGTTGATCTCAAAAGATGTGACGGGTTTTACGTCTGCCCTAGAAGCGTATTTCGCCACCACCTGTACAAGATTCTCAGTGACGATTTCTCCCCAAGGGTAACACAACTACCTTCCAACTCCGTACCCCGATTGGAAGGCTGGAATTACTTCAAGAACTACTCAAATATCTACTTGACAATAATGATAGAGATAatattttttagggttttttttgtttctctaTTTTTCTTTCTGAGTATATACttagaataaataaaggagtattTATATGGAATCTGGTATAAATCGCAACTCCCAAACAATACTCCAAAACCAATATCCACGACAACACCGAAACGGGCCCACGACATTATCATAATTAAACGGATCCGTATTGCATTATAATTACCAACAAATAAACCATACGTGCATAAAACATACTTGGACAACATGCTTGTTATTTAcattcaacaaacataaccaATCATAACATGCTTGCTCACATACTCAAATTAACACGAATCTAAaaatccaagtaaacatgaatcACAACATATAATCGTAACATGTATTCACATGAATTAACTTGGtcaccctagacttgtacgtacctttaATATCTATAAAAAGGGGTCACTTTGTGATTCAATTCTTAAATTAGAAATCTCCTTCTATCACTAAATAaatgaaacttaattattatccatgttcattaaatttccagaaactttatttagttttaaaccacttgaattaattagaaattgaATCGCtaatcattaaaataataattcaaattaatcgtttaaaacccaaacatgaaatttaattaatttcatgcttaaaCCATTAACAATCGACACTTTAGAACTtaaaacgaatctgaaaattattatttattaccataattaaaattgacatCTAATTATGTTAATCAATTAGCCATATGAGTTTAATCAAAACTCTAACCCTAATTCAACATTAAAAATCATTAAACTCATAAATTGAATCTTTAATTATatttcaaaactgaaaattcctactacttaaaaaataatcatcctaaataatttaatcatcaaaaccCTCAACTTTGAtgttcataaccaatcccaAATACAATTTTAAATCACAATCCAAtagtaattattataaaaatccataatttaaaacataaattaaatagaaTAGATTAGGAATAAGAGGAGTTATACCAAGCCGGCCTATAGCATGGCAAGAGTCACGAAGGTGGTGTGACCGGGTGCAAAAAGAGAGAGCAAGGGATGGAGTGTGCACGGCAGCGCACACGGTGCgtgttgctgctgttgctgtGCTTGAGGCTTGGCGCGTGCAGGGGCGGGACGACAAGGCAGTAGGCGGGGCAGCGAGGGACAAGGCAGTAGGCGGGGCAACGAGGGACCAGGTGCGCGGGACGAGCAACAAGGGCAGCAACGATGCATCGGTTGTGCTGCTGGCTTGGCTGGGACACGACGCACGAGAGGAGGGAGTGACGTGAGCGGAAAGAAAAGAGGAGAGGTAGGAAGTTTGAGGGTTTTGTGAAATTAATGAAGTGGGGATTTAATGAATTGTGAGGGAGCATTTATAGGTTTAGTATCCTAGGTGGGCTAGGATTAAGAGTAGTAGAGTTGGTCTTGAATTTAAAAGGCATGTTTGAATTATTCGCTTGGGTTCATTATAGCAATTGGACTAGACttaaaataattcaaatcgTTTTAGTTTTCAAAACCCAATTAATTCCCAActagaaattaaatttatttcatccctaattaaaaataataaatatttttatttaatactccctccgtttctttttgttgtatccgtttcctttTTAGTCGTTTCATAATGTTGTATCCACTTAGAatcttttctatttttggacatatattttttcctaaaatacccttacatttcaatCTAATTACcataatacctaaagattctacccatattcccacctaattttccccacccataatatttaatcaatttattttcccaaaaataattatttaattcatATTACCTTACCATcactttcactctctctcctccctcatattttcactctctctctccctcatGATTTCACGTCCCTCTCTCCCCCCCTCCCTCTTCtgatttcattttctctctcctccctcaatCTCTGATTCTCTTCCCTCAattttttcactctctctcctaccTCAATCTCCTCCCTCAtttttttcactctctctcctcctgaaACCTCTCCgccgcaaccaccaccaccacacctcCGCCGCCTTTGTGCCTCCACCACCatctctggaaaaaaaaaactctatattaaagctttagatggtgaaattcgaccataaaaattctagatctagagttttcatggtcgaatttgacctctaaatcTTCAAAATCTTGGATTCATGgtaaaattattgatttttattttattttgttgattttttaggTTCGAATTTGGGTTCGAGTTTTGGGTTTTTTGGGTTTGAATTTCTGGGTTTGAATTTCTGGGTTCGCGTTCTTGTTTTTTGGGTTCGaattctcgaatttctgggatcgaattgttgattttttgttcgattttgattgagtttttgttgttgattttccgggttgattttttgaattttctgggttgagttttcgaatttttctgggtttttgttcttgtttttttcgattttttctgggtttttgttcttgagtttttgaattttctgggtttttgattttttgttgatatttATGTTCGAATtatttctgggtttttgttcttgagttttcgaattttctgggtttttgttcttgagtttttgattttttgttgatatttttgttcgaatttctgggttgagttatgttgatttttctgggttgatttttcttgattttctgggttgatttttcttgatttttgttcgaattgattttctgggttgatttttcttgattttctgggttgattttttgttcatatttttttgttgttgatttttgttcgaaatttcttgatttttttttgtttatttttgttcGAAATTTCTGGGTCGATTTTTTGTTCATATTTTAGTTCGAATTTTCCGGTATATAAATCCTTTGAGTAAATCTGATTTGttttagtaataataataaatatctccattgttttctctctccttcttttaTTCCAATcacttacacacaatcatttctcttacacccaatcattacacttatacccatacaaaccaagattctatttttcttaaaaaccccccaagattccaaatggatacaacatttagaaatggagggagtaatatacatttaaataaatatttaaatgcgacattaatttataaaaaataataaaatgctttataaatataattaaataatatttataattgATTAAAAATACAAGGTTTTACACATTGCCATTGCAAACCTTAAAAAGAACTCTTGAATGTTGGGGTTGTAAGAATAAGACTGACATTGTTCAAGTTTGTTTCTTTTCTGCACTCTTCGCCTCCCTTTTCTGTCTCGCActccccctttctctctccctctccctctccctctccatGCTAATGAGTCAGTCTATACCGCTggcagtattttaatacaacaatgacattgtttatgcaaacgatgacaatacttatataacactttgtatacatacttttacccattcatttaaaATGCAACAattttacccattcatttaagtggtccctttactttttctatttcatttcatttcccttttttttggttgattgtgacagtattttttaatacaacaatgacaatacttatattaccGTTGACAATATATAACATGTTAgcaacacttttacacatttatttaagGGTAAACCatcttttcctcttttttttttgggtgggtATGGATGATAAAACCGTTGGTGAACAACGGTGTAGTCAACCTCCCATGCTAATGGATAATGCTTGTGTAGGTTCACATTCTTTATGCCTGTTAGCTGCTCTTCTAAGAGCTGATGTCTGTGGGGGTGTGGAAATAGCATCAAGAATGTTCATAAAAGATGTTAACAAGATGTTAATTTGATagctaattaaaattacttggAAAATTGGAAGAGAAATTGATTAAATTGAGGGATTTggataaaaataatattgagcAAGATTTGTTAATGGAGGAACAGGTGAATTggaggaagaaggaaggaagaaaAGAGGGAAAATTTAAAAAATCGTTGAGTGTGGGCCCCACTAACAACGGTTTTGATGGAAGTTAAAAATGTGCGGTGAACTGGTGATAACCTTAACGGACTAAGGGAGAAAGTTTAAAATGGTTATTTtaaaggaaaaattactttaaataatccaacctttagaCGATTCTctgttaataatccaaccttttgattattatctaataatccaacctttgtatACCATTATCTTTTATTGCACCCAACCGGTCACCAATTCTATACAATAGGTAACCTGCATACGTGTCATACAACCATTCgttacaattttatttttttaaaataattattttcctttgctccttttaattttttttgttctttccttCCTCCTCGCGATGCTCTCTTTTCCCTCCTTCTACCGACCAATATCCCCTCTCCCCTCCTCCTTCCTCCTACTTTCATCAAATGGGATGAATACTTGAACGTTTTTTTCCCAAAATTCACACGCACATAGATAaaacaaagaggagagagagaaggggGTTAGCATAGGAGAAGATCGAACCATGGGTAAGGCAATGCAGCGGTGCCAGTATAAACAATAAAGAGGGGATGGGTATTTTcagaaataaataaatgaaacgGGGCTTGTGGGTGTTCTCTACCAGAATTCGTCGAAGAAAATGGTGGGTTAGGGTGGCTGACATTGACAAGCCGAAATTagagaaaggaaaaattagtTGAAACCTCCCAAATTTCGTTGGAAATCATTCTTTTACCTCTTAGATAAGATAATTGATAAATTATGACTTGCTACAACTCCAATCCGAACAATTATATCTTGAAGTTTAAGGCTGCAATTTGAAGATTCCTACCATGGCTTAAAGCTTCATGTTCTGCTTCCCcttctttttttttagttttttttcttaattttctcTAAATTCAAATTTGTGATATAATTATAAAAACCAGTGGAATTTTGCATGCCATTATTTTAAATCAAACAAATAAATTCTCAAAAAAGGCTAGAAGGGAAGAAATATCAGCTAAGGCTATGGAGGCAGCAGAAAGAAGAGGAaggcagaagaaaaaaaaaaattaaaagttgacCGTCTAATCCGGTATCTAGTCATCTGGGTTCAATAAAAGTTAACGGGGTATAAAGGTtaaattattagataataattcaaaagttggattattaacgAAAAATCgtccaaaggttggattatttaaagtaatttttcctattttaaaaaataattcatAAGGTGTGAAATTCACTATTTTCAACTCTATAGTCACTTCACTTCTCAGTTCTCCCGCTAAACACAGTTGCACCCTTGCACAGGATATGAGCAAAGCAGATTCTAGGGTTTGAAATTGAAGATTCCCCATTTCTCAGGTAAACCCTAATTTACATTTATTTCTGCAATTAATCCACAATTTCATCATTCTCATTGTTCTTCAAATTCAATAAGCAATAACAATTCTGAGTCGCATAATTCCATGCCGTCAATTTCACAGTTTTGAGTAATTTATGCACAATTTAGTTGCTTACGCTTCGTTAAACTCTTTGTATTAGATAAAGATGGAAATGAGCAGGAAGCTTCATTCAGAGAGTAATTCAGATAGAATTTCTGAATTGCCAGAATCAATTAGGGCACACATACtttcatttttggaaactaAAGATGCTGTTAGAAATAGCATTTTGTCGAGCAGTTGGCGGGGAGTGCCTACTTGGCTCCCCAATTTGGATTTGAATAGCTTTTATCTTCATCGTTCGGTGATGGACGATTACCTACCTGATTTTGATAAAGATGGTGATGATGCTTCCAGAGTGAAGAGAGAGTTGATTATTAGGACGAGGGAGGGTTTTTATGCTTTTCTTGATCGAGTTTTCGGGTCCAGTTCAGGCCTTGAGAAGGTTAAACTCTGTGTGCCGGGTTTCAGAAATGATATGAATTCTCGTGTGGATCATTGGCTTGATGGTGCTGTTAGACGTGGTGTTAAAGAGCTAGAATTGAAGATTGGTGGGCAGCGAGGTCCTAGATATGTTTTCCCTGAAAGTGTTCTTACTGCCAATTCGGttacgaaattgaaattgcaaaaatGTGAGCTGAGTTTTACTTCACTGATGGACAACAAGCTGCCTTCTTTACAGGAGCTTAGTCTTGAAGATGTCTGCTTGAATAAGATGGAAGTGAAAACTTTACTTGCTAGCTGCATTAATATCAAGAGTTTCACTTTAAAGAACTGTGATGGATTGAAAACACTGGAAATAGTCGGCCTATCTAAACTTGAGAAGGTGGATGTTGAGCATGGTGATGATGTGAAAGTGATTAAGATCGATGCACCCAATCTTCTTGAGTTTAGGTATATGTATACTGATGGTGAATCTAGTTGTAATACATGTTGCATGGAGGTTGAGGATTGCAAGAGTTTGAAACATCTGGAATTAAATTGCTCTCATCTGGACGATAATGACTTGGAAGTCTTACTAGAGAAGTCTCCGTTCCTTGAAAAATTGTTTCTACAAAACTGTGATAATTTAGGATATGCTGAGATCTATTGTCAACACCTGGTCAATTTAGTTTTTCATAACTGTAGGGAGTTGGTAAGGGTTAGAGCTTCAACTCCTAATCTAAAGTTCTTCACTTACATGGGAGAAGATCCCATATCCTTTATGTCCAAGGGTCCAGCTCTAAAATTGACACATGCTAGCCTTAGCCTAAAACCCGACTTCAGAAATGATAAGTGGTTTAATGGACTGATCAAGTTACTTGCAAAGCTAAGTCACACTGAAAGTTTAACAATCGAAGTTGCTTCTGATAAGGTAAACCAAATGTTTTCTCCCCCTCACCCGCAAGCAGACTCTTtatggagaaaagaaaagatttCACTTGCTGACTTGCGTCTTTTTACAATTTGTTTTCAGCTAGTCTGCTACATTGCAATGTTATGAATCAGATCTTTACTGACATTTATTATTGGTCATGCTTGTCATGGTATCAACAACAGTATGTCATTATTCCAGAATCAGTAAAGACAAAGTCCTCCCCTCCCCTGCATGCCGTCAAGAATTTGAGGGTTGAGTTTCGACTGTCAGGTCTCAAGTCTCCTGTTGAAGTTGTTGAGTCTCTGCTGTGGCTTGCTCCTTGTCCAGAGTCTATATCCATATCTAGAGATGATTGTTCAGGTTGCAAGTCGATTAAGGTACTTCTCACCACTAATATGCATCTTTTATGCAGTTTCCCTTTGGTTACAGGTAGTTTTGCTAGTGTAAGTTTTTGTGTTATGGTTAGTGTAAGTTTTTTGTTTGAGCAATTATTTACTGCCAAAATTCACGTGTAGGGTAATTAATATTTGCAGAAGGAAAATgacatacttttttttttcctttctgtAGATTATCTAGGATATGATGAATTAATGATTGTGAAAGTTGTATGAAATTTTCCCTATGACCTATATAGAACAACAACGTAGCTCTTCAATTAACTTCGCTAAATAGTGTTGCCTTTGCTTGTTCATTTAGACTGAATTTTATTTCGTGTGATGTATTATTCATAAAAGCATAACATCTGAAGT
This sequence is a window from Spinacia oleracea cultivar Varoflay chromosome 1, BTI_SOV_V1, whole genome shotgun sequence. Protein-coding genes within it:
- the LOC110792093 gene encoding FBD-associated F-box protein At1g66310; this encodes MEMSRKLHSESNSDRISELPESIRAHILSFLETKDAVRNSILSSSWRGVPTWLPNLDLNSFYLHRSVMDDYLPDFDKDGDDASRVKRELIIRTREGFYAFLDRVFGSSSGLEKVKLCVPGFRNDMNSRVDHWLDGAVRRGVKELELKIGGQRGPRYVFPESVLTANSVTKLKLQKCELSFTSLMDNKLPSLQELSLEDVCLNKMEVKTLLASCINIKSFTLKNCDGLKTLEIVGLSKLEKVDVEHGDDVKVIKIDAPNLLEFRYMYTDGESSCNTCCMEVEDCKSLKHLELNCSHLDDNDLEVLLEKSPFLEKLFLQNCDNLGYAEIYCQHLVNLVFHNCRELVRVRASTPNLKFFTYMGEDPISFMSKGPALKLTHASLSLKPDFRNDKWFNGLIKLLAKLSHTESLTIEVASDKYVIIPESVKTKSSPPLHAVKNLRVEFRLSGLKSPVEVVESLLWLAPCPESISISRDDCSGCKSIKFLYEKPLKGKKKCGCWKSSINCWRHSLKTVWIENQGSAKDDTKLVNFFEKRRIDGKIECITKNVMSKYGYGYGSGSGSESECEFGYGSEAEY